A region of the Perognathus longimembris pacificus isolate PPM17 chromosome 7, ASM2315922v1, whole genome shotgun sequence genome:
CGCACAAAATTAATCACAGTTCTTTGTCTGGTACCAGGGCCTTCAGGCTCCCCAGTGATCAAGAATACTCTCCCCATCCTTTGTTCTCAGGACTGGATCTCATAAAGACTTCCTCCCTGTCCCTacacccttcccctctcttcctctgcaTGGTCTTTCTGAAGCCATGGAGGAGTTTAACCTTCAGAACTCCTCCATGCCGACTGCCCTTGAAGATTTAGTAGAGACACAgctctgtctttccttcccttcccacatTCCCTGAAGGTCAGAACAAATTTCCCAAGCCCAGTGCCAAAGGCAGCCTCTGGAGTGGATGGATTCGTGTTTCCATCCCCGTTTATCCTCCCTGGCTGTGTGAGCTTCACCTAATCCCTTAGCTGCTCCGTGCGTTGTCTAGAAGGCTAATCAACGCTAATGAGGATGTAAAGAGATAATGGATGCCAGGCCGTTAGAGGACTCTCTGTCGCTCCTACCCACACTCCCACCCATGTCCGGCACCACCTGTGAGCTCACCTGGGTTGAAGAGGATGGTTCCTTTCAGGTAGGCATATTCCTTGGGGCCCAGCTTGAGGCTGCAGAAGGACTCTAGGCAGCACTGAAGCCACTGCACGGcagccagggagggctggggcctGTCGGGCAGCTGCTCAGCCCCGGCTCTGCTGTTGGGTTCTTCCAGCAGTATCTTCTTGAGTATGCTGGGCACTGGGGCCTCTGCCACCTCGAAGGTCACAGTGTCTTGGGCCAAGCCAAGCAGGAAGAGGGGGCCCCAGGAACCCTGCAGCAGGCGCCGTTGATCCTGGGTGGGCAGCCCGCAGAAAGATGGCAAGTTCCTGAGAAAGGCCACTGTCTTGGCCAGGACATCCAAGGCCTCCCTGCAGGTGCGATGGGGCGCGCAGAGGTGGACCGGCCGGTGCTGCCTGCACAGGCAGTGGGTGCGGGATGGGGGCACAGCGGGACCAGccgggaggctggggctcagcaGTGCGTACAGGATGGCGGGGCGTCCTGCAGGCCCCTGGCATGGGCAGGCCCCTCGGTGGCTGGAGCTCATGGCTGGGGACCTGCTCCAACTTCTTCCTCACTCTCTGGCCTTGTGTCCTGCTCTGTGGGTGTTACTTATATCCGCAGTGGGCGGGAGGGGGAATGGCCTGACAACCTTGACTCCAGAAGTCAtgttcattcacacacacacacacacacacacacacacacacacacacacacacacacagtgaccctGGCGCGCTTGGGAGGGaagtggcaggggagggggacaagGGGAGCTCCACGTGGCGTCGGTATGGCTTCAGTCAATGAAGTGGCCGGGGCTGGGTGCAGGGCATGGGGCCACCTGTTGGCTTGCCTGGCTGCTCTTTATCATATGATTCAAGTGGATAAACAGGGTCATTAACCCAGGCGTACCAAGGCACCAAGGCCTCAGGTGACGGCCCTCTCCCTTGGTGCCCGCTCTTCTGTGTGTACAAGAGCAGGTTTCTCACTAAGCCAGGAAGCCACAGAGCCGGACAGGCCTTGAATGCAAGGCCCAGCCTGGAAGTGTTTTATCACTGGCTTGTTTGTCTAACCTTGGAGCCCTGCTCCTGTTGGAAGGAACAGGCTGCCAGGAAAGGAGCTaggatgctggggggggggtggctgtccTGGGAGGACTTTGCCCAATTGTTCAGTCTAGGAAGCCCTCTTCCTCTGCCTTGGGTGGTGGGAGGCCCCGCAGGAGCAGGGCCCTTCAGACCCCAGCCTAGTCCTGGATTCCTACAGCCCCTGAGAAGCCCTCCCAGAACTATCATgagtgtggaaaccaagtgaaaggtacAGGGgaaccacccccccctcccccagataagtctcatggaatttcctgcctaggctgacttccaactgcagttctcaggtctcagcttcctgggtatctaggattacaggtgtgagccacctgataACATATAGTACCcccccttctttatttttttttttttgacaggatagctgagatgacaggcatatatTACTGTATTAAGTTTTTCTTGGTAGAGATGGAGCCTCCTAAACTTTTACCCTGCTAGCCTGGAACTGCGATCCAGTACCACCTCCCATGTAACTAGGATtcgttacaggtgtaagccacttgtACCTGCCTTCCAATCTAACATGGAGTGCTTTCCTGCAAGGTTGGATTCTTATGTCACTCATAGAAGTGAAACGATTTGTCCAGGGTCACCCTAACAGGCAAAGATCCCAACTCATTCCTCTGGATCCACGAACTGGGTTGTACAGCAGGAGTCCAAGTCTCCCAGAATGGGTGGCTAGCTGCCTGACACCTGCTGCTGCCTGCTCTGCAGATATGGCCCACCTGGGGTCTGGCCTAGGAATGTTTCTGCTGCCACACGGTTCCTGTCCAAGACATTGGTCTCAGATGGTGAGGTGTGGGAAGTGGGACCTTGGTTATGATGTGTCCTTGGACCTTGGCCAGTCCAACCTGGCAGGCCTTCTATCACCACATTCCAGGAGCCTGGTGTTCCGGATGGGGAGAGGGCAGCTCTGGCCTTGCCAGTCCTGACACCTGCTCCAGGCCCCATTGCTTCCCACCTATGTGACTTTGGGCCCATCTGCAGTGATCTCTGGATATCATCTAGGACAATAAGCCTGTCTGCAGGACTACTGTAGGGGCAGAGTGAGCCCGAGCAATTTCTGGAATAGAGTAGAGGGACTTAGCTTCCCACTTCTGTCTAAATAACTAAACACCAGCAGACAAGCTGGTGCACATTTTTCATGTGACTGTGGAtaatctggctttttattttccccttcccctttttttcccctttacctTCATTTGTTTCTCTTCATTGTTGTGGTTGCAAACATCCTAATTCTCTGAAAGAGGGAGTCAAGAAAGAAGAGAACCTCTGCCAGGCTGGATGCTAGTTCCTGGGTTTCATGTTTTTGGAGAACTGTATTTTCTGAGCTCTGTGTGTGGCCTGCAGGTTGGAGTGTCAGTCCTAGAGCTCTTGGATGGTGAGAAAAGGCCTTGGACAGGATCTTTATACTCCAGGGCCTGTCTGGGGCTGTTTGCTCAGAAGGGTGGAGGCTTCTGGCAAGATGGCGGCTCCTCAGCTGCCTTCTGCCAGGCCCTGACCCCAGTCTGAAGTGGAGACACAACTCTGCCTTTTGGAGCTCCAAATGTAATTGGAGTGACATAATCAGTCCTTCAGAGACCGTAGTCTGATAGAGAAGATGAGTCTTGCTCTCTGGAATCTTCAGTCTGAAAGAGGAGACTCAGCTTAACTTTCAGGAAGGActtccaggaaggagagagagagagagagagagagagagagagagagagagagagagagagagagagagagagagagagagagagagagagagagagagagccacagCCATGTTCTCAGTAGCTCCAGGTCTGATGGACAtatgaatggagggagggacaTGCTACAATGGAGGgatggagtttttgtttttttttttttttttttttttttttaccaatcctgggccttggactcagggcctgagcactgtccctggcttctttttgctcaaggctagcactctgccacttaagccacagcgccacttctgggcattttctatatatgtggtgctggggaatcgaacccagggcttcatgtatacgagtcaagcactcttgccactaggccatattcccagccctgagggatGGAGTTGTGTTGCTTAAATTTAGAAGGCTTTCTATAGGAAGCTCATGACAACACCACTCATCTGTAGAGCACCTGTGGTTTACCAAGTAATTTCCCAACACAATCATCTCAGCTAATCTTCATGCAACAATGGAATGAAGGTATCACTGTTAAATAGAATTAACACTCCTCATTATCCTCATACCTGCCACTTACTGAACATCAACTGTGTTTCAGGTACTGCTAGGGCATTATCTGTAAAATTAAAGAGGtttcttaaaataatgtattGCAAACTGGGTGGcaattgctcacacctgtaatcctagttactcaggagacctaaggattgtggttcgaagctagggtgggcaggaaattcagtgagactcatatctccaataagctattcaAAAAgagccaagtggtagaatgctcggcttgagcaaaagaagctcagagacagtgcccaagcccaaagTTTAAAtcctaggaatggcaaaaaaaaataaaaataaaaaaggataatgtattgcaGAAGCTTAACCATCCTCTGTCCAGAGCACACATATCTCTCTTGTATGTGAGAGGGCTCAGACTAATTAAGATAGTtgggagggcagggcctgggttAAGACTAAAattggggagctgggaatgtggcttagtggtagagtacttgcctagcatgtgtgaagccctgggtttgattcctcagcaccacagaaacagaaaaatccagaagtgacactgtggctcaggagtgcttgtcttgagcaaaaggaagccagggacagtgctcgggccctgaattcaagcctcaggactggcacaaaaaaaaaagaactgaaattgGTATCCAAGtgcaatggctcatgtctataatcccattTTCTCAGGAcccagagatcaggaggataatAATGTTcagaagccaacttgggcaacaTTTTCTAGAGAACCCTATTTAGCTTGGGCATGGCAGTGTTTACCTTTGGTTCTAGCTATTGGGAAGCCAAAGACAGGAGGATTTTTCTTTGAGGCCAGTCCCagacaaaaacacaagaccttatCTAGAAAGTAATGCagaactatctctgtatcttatctgagtacattggaaaccgtgtatacaggtattagaactaggaaactgaaagggaataccaaaatcgagagacacagggtaaaaaagacaaacgattacaaaagcaatacgtgcaaaactgtttagtgtaaatctactgaacaactcatggggggaaagggaaaggaggaggggggaggggggaatgagggaggaggtaacaaatagtacaagaaatgtatccaatgcctaacatatgaaactgtaacctctctgtataatcagtttgacaataaaaatttttaaaaaagaaagtaatgcaGAAAAGGGTTTTGAGCGTgtggctgcctagcaagtgtgaggcaacGAGTTCAAACACAAACAGGGGATGGAGGTTTGAAATTGGAAATTCAGTACCTTTCTGGTCCCTGGATATGTTACACATTTTCATTGTACATCCACCTCTTTCCCACACTCCCTCACCCCCTTCCAGTGATGCCTGTCTCTAAATCTATGCGCTGGAAAACTCTTGTGGTAGTCTTGGGCCTAGTCTAGCTAAATCTTAATGCTTGGGTacagccttcctttctttccttttctgcatcCCGAAAAGAGAAAGTGCTCCTCTCCTAAGTTCCCATGTCACCTAGTGTCACCTATTCTACACCCCTGAGAGAGCACTTAGCACATCATGTCCTGCTCAGCCATTTACCTGCTTTGGTAGGGTTCAAATGCTGGTGGAGTCAGAGGTTACTAGGGGAGATGGACTGTGTCACCAAGAGGACTTGTTGGGCAACATTTATTATCTTGGTGAACTCACCAGGGTCCAAGATCAGGCCTTGGCCTCAGAGGGAAAAGTCATATCATACAAGTATCTGGGACTGATTTATAAAATCAGAAGCCAGTTCACCTTGAACCTTAAACCGTCACCTCAGGTGAAGTGAATGCAGGCGGTGGATGCTGGATTCAGGTTGTCTGCTGTGTTAGTCAGTTTTCTtctgctgtgacaaaatatctgagaaaaatCAACTCAGCTCAGCATACACACATTAATAACCCAAGGCAttcaggagatggaggcaggaggatcatgagttcagagccagcctgcgCAACATAAGAAGACATAAaattcatctctctctttctctctctctctcacacacactcacacacattattttaaataggtgggtgcttgtggttcacatctgtaatcctagttactctggaggttgTGACCTTAGAATCCAAGCCTGGGCCGGAAAACTcaagtccaattaactagcacagAGCCAGAaggaaaggtgtggctcaagtggtagagcaccaaccttgaaccaaaaagccgaaagacagtgcccaggccttgaacaaTGTGTTTAACCAATGGCGCCAGGTGGAATATGTGATGATAGTGATGAAGTAAGTCATTCCTTGGATATTACCTTCTTTCTGGGTCTCCATTGCTTCATTATAGGTATGGAAGAAATAATGACAGGAACTGTCAGTTCCACTGCTCTATAAGCTAGGAGTTTGTTAGCAAGGTGGAGGAACAAAAGCCTGTCCCTTTCTAACTTCCAACCTTGTCAGAGTTAATCAAGGGCTTTCTAGAAGGCTCCAAAGCATCTGGTGACCATAGCAACTCAAGCCAAACTCCCCGGGCTCTCGGCTCCGCCTACCGCTTCACGGATGCGTTTGTTGATTGGTTCACCCAGCCGGCCAATGGTGAACGAAGCGGGCAATTTCCCTCGCGGTGAATGGCCGCTGGTCGAGGGGGAAGGCGGGAAGAGAAGAAGTGGGCGGGCCTTGGCGGCCAGGAGCGTGCGTGTTTCCGGCTCCGCAGCGGAAGGCTGTGTAGTGGAGCCGTTGGGCCGGACGCTACCCCGAGGAGCCGGTGAGCGCGGGTCTCGAGTGCGGCGATCGGGGCGTGGATCCGAACCGGAGCGATGGTcggggagcaggaagaggagcgGTTCGACGGCATGTTGCTGGCCATGGCGCAGCAGCACGAGGGCGGCGTGCAGGAGGTAACTGCCCGCGCGGCCTGGGCCCGCGGCCCGCAGGCCCCGTGGCGCCGGCCCACCCTGCGGCCCCagccgcgcccgccgccctccccgctgccTTTCGGGACCGAGACCACTCCATCGCCGCCCTGCTGGCCTGGCGGGCTCTCGGGATCCCCCAACGTTCTCACCCGCGCCCCAGCTTCCGCATgggccaccctcctccccctggcGGGGATCTTCCCCTTGGGTATCAGTTCCGGGCTTCTGGCGCCCCTCCGTAGTTCCTATTTTAACAATCCCaggatttccccctccccccgagtCTTAGGATCACCCTAC
Encoded here:
- the Nr0b2 gene encoding nuclear receptor subfamily 0 group B member 2, which encodes MSSSHRGACPCQGPAGRPAILYALLSPSLPAGPAVPPSRTHCLCRQHRPVHLCAPHRTCREALDVLAKTVAFLRNLPSFCGLPTQDQRRLLQGSWGPLFLLGLAQDTVTFEVAEAPVPSILKKILLEEPNSRAGAEQLPDRPQPSLAAVQWLQCCLESFCSLKLGPKEYAYLKGTILFNPDVPGLLAASHIGHLQQEAHWALCEVLEPWYPAGQGRLARVLLMASTLKSIPPSLLGDLFFRPIIGDVDITGLLEDMLLLR